In one window of Tursiops truncatus isolate mTurTru1 chromosome 5, mTurTru1.mat.Y, whole genome shotgun sequence DNA:
- the LOC101331371 gene encoding C-X-C motif chemokine 6-like: protein MRRTRRSHGALELQIPPLLPPEPLSLSLFATMRLLSSHAARIPGPSGSLCLLLALLLLTPPGPLASAGPVAVIVRELRCMCLTTTPGIHPKMVSNLKVIAPGPQCSKVEVVATLKNKKEVCLDPEAPLIKKIIQKMLDSGNKKN from the exons ATGCGGAGGACCCGAAGAAGTCACGGTGCTCTAGAGCTTCAAATcccaccccttctccctcctgAACCCCTCTCGCTGAGTCTCTTCGCCACTATGAGACTCCTGTCCAGCCACGCCGCCCGCATCCCCGGCCCTTCGGGCTCACTGTGCTTGCTGCTCGCGCTGCTGCTGCTGACGCCGCCAGGGCCCCTCGCCAGCG CGGGTCCTGTCGCGGTCATAGTGAGAGAGCTGCGTTGCATGTGCTTAACCACCACACCGGGGATTCATCCCAAAATGGTCAGTAATCTGAAGGTGATCGCCCCAGGACCGCAGTGCTCCAAGGTGGAAGTGGT aGCCACCTTGAAGAACAAAAAGGAAGTCTGTCTGGACCCAGAAGCTCCTCTGATCAAGAAGATCATCCAGAAAATGTTGGACAG tggaaacaagaaaaattaa
- the PPBP gene encoding platelet basic protein yields MSLRGSTTSSCTRAIPLPVLQVLLPMSLLLTTLVPSTTGEPKSMDRRLYIELRCSCVKTTSGIHPSNIQGLEVIRAGPHCTKVEVIAMLKNGKKICLDAEAPRIKKIVQKILEDGGSAA; encoded by the exons ATGAGCCTCAGGGGCAGCACCACCTCCTCCTGTACCAGGGCCATCCCACTTCCTGTCCTGCAGGTGTTGCTGCCGATGTCACTGCTCCTGACCACGCTGGTTCCCTCCACCACTGGAGAAC CTAAAAGTATGGATAGAAGGCTGTACATTGAACTTCGCTGCTCATGTGTGAAGACCACCTCTGGCATTCATCCCAGTAACATCCAAGGTTTGGAAGTGATCAGGGCAGGACCCCACTGCACCAAAGTCGAAGTAAT AGCAATGTTgaagaatgggaagaaaatctGTCTGGACGCAGAAGCTCCCAGAATCAAGAAAATAGTCCAGAAAATATTGGAAGATGGTGGGTCAGCTGCTTAA
- the LOC101331937 gene encoding platelet factor 4, with product MSLAAGTRAPGPRPSPGLLLLLAVALAQESSLPTVPGPPAADSEGGAGDLRCVCVKTTSAVHPRSISSLEVIGAGLHCPSPQLIATLKDGRKICLDPQNPLYKKIIKKLLKS from the exons ATGAGCCTGGCAGCTGGCACCCGCGCCCCCGGCCCGCGGCCCAGCCCCGGGCTGCTGCTCCTACTAGCCGTCGCTCTCGCCCAAG AGTCGTCACTCCCCACTGTCCCCGGCCCACCCGCAGCAGACTCTGAAGGTGGAGCTGGAGACCTGCGCTGCGTGTGTGTGAAGACCACCTCTGCGGTCCATCCCCGGAGCATCTCCAGCCTGGAGGTGATCGGGGCTGGACTCCACTGCCCCAGCCCCCAACTGAT AGCTACGCTTAAGGATGGGAGGAAAATTTGTCTGGACCCGCAGAATCCTctgtataagaaaataatcaagaaacTTTTGAAGAGTTAG